The Christiangramia flava JLT2011 region TGCTTTAATTTGCAGCCGTTTTCCAAACATCCGGAGCTTAGCTGAAAAGCTACGGTTCTATGAAATAGTGGTAAATTATTGGGGAGATACTCAAGCGGCCAACGAGGACAGACTGTAAATCTGTTGTTTTTTAACTTCGCAGGTTCGAATCCTGCTCTCCCCACAAAAAGTTTTTCAGAAGAGATTTTGAAATAACAGGCGGGAGTAGCTCAGTTGGTAGAGCGTCAGCCTTCCAAGCTGAATGTCGCCGGTTCGAACCCGGTCTCCCGCTCTAGATTTTAAAACTGAATCAGGATTTCTTTCCGTCGCCCAGAGGCGAAATTAAAGGTTTTCTTCCTTTATCTTTCTCTCTTTAATAATGATCTCGAAAGAGTGAGGCGCCGGATACCTCAATCTTGATCAATTTCCGTAAGCCACTGGTTTATGGATATTGTTGTTTAAAAACAATTGGTTGTAAGGCCGACGTAGCTCAGGGGTAGAGCGTTTCCTTGGTAAGGAAGAGGTCACGGGTTCAATTCCCGTCGTTGGCTCTAAGTATAGTATAGAAATTGAACACTAATATATAACTAAGATTAAATAAGTATTAATTATGGCAAAGGAAACTTATGATCGTTCCAAACCGCACTTAAATATCGGTACTATTGGACACGTAGATCACGGAAAAACTACTTTAACTGCAGCGATTACAAAAGTAATGGCTGATGCTGGTTATTCAGAAGCTCGCGCTTTCGATCAGATCGACAACGCTCCTGAAGAAAAAAGTAGAGGTATTACTATCAACTCTTCTCACGTAGAGTACTCAACTGCTAATCGTCACTATGCTCACGTTGACTGTCCAGGTCACGCCGATTACGTTAAGAACATGGTAACTGGTGCTGCTCAGATGGACGGTGCTATTCTTGTTGTTGCTGCGACTGATGGTCCTATGCCACAAACTCGTGAGCACATCCTTCTTGGACGTCAGGTAGGTATTCCAAGAATCGTTGTGTTCTTGAACAAAGTTGACCTTGTTGATGATGAAGAGCTTCTTGAGCTAGTTGAAATGGAAGTTAGAGATCTTCTTTCTTTCTACGAGTATGATGGAGATAACGGTCCTGTAATTTCAGGTTCTGCTCTAGGTGCTCTTGAAGGAGATGAGAAATGGTCTAAGACTGTACTTGATCTTATGGAGGCTGTTGATAACTGGATTGAGCTTCCTGAGCGTGATGTGGATAAGCCTTTCTTGATGCCTATCGAAGATGTATTCTCTATTACTGGTCGTGGTACTGTTGCAACTGGACGTATCGAAACTGGTGTTGCTAACACCGGAGATCCTGTAGAGATCATTGGTATGGGTGCTGGAAAACTAACTTCTACTATTACTGGAGTTGAGATGTTCCGTAAGATCCTTGATAGAGGTGAAGCTGGTGATAACGTGGGTATCCTTCTAAGAGGTATTGAGAAAACTCAGATCTCTCGTGGTATGGTAATCACTAAGCCAGGATCTGTAACTCCTCACGCTAAATTCAAAGCAGAGGTTTATATCCTTAAAAAAGAAGAAGGTGGACGTCACACTCCATTCCACAACAACTACCGTCCTCAGTTCTACGTTCGTACAACTGACGTGACTGGAACTATCAGTCTTCCTGATGGAGTTGAAATGGTAATGCCTGGTGATAACCTTACTATTACTGTAGAGCTTATCCAGCCAATCGCAATGAATGTTGGTCTACGTTTCGCTGTCCGTGAAGGTGGTAGAACTGTAGGAGCTGGTCAGGTAACTGAGATTCTAGACTAAGAATTAAGCTGATATATAAAGGTATCCTGTGAAGAGCAGGATACCTTTCACTTATATTTACGGGTTTAGCTCAGTTGGTAGAGCACTGGTCTCCAAAACCAGGTGTCGGGAGTTCGAGCCTCTCAACCCGTGCAAATAAATTATACAATGGCAGGATTTGTTAATTACATATCAGAATCATATAACGAGTTAAAAAACCATGTTACCTGGCCAACCTGGACAGAAGCACAGAAGCTAACCGTGTTGGTTGTGGTTTTTTCAGTTATTTTTTCATTAGCCATTTGGGGTGTAGATACTGTTTTTAGCAGAGTTATCGAGTTGTACTTCGAATGGGTTAAATCATAATTGGTAGACAATGGCAGAAGCTAAGGATAAAAAATGGTATGTGGTTCGTGCCGTTAGTGGACAAGAAAATAAGGTAAAAGATTATATAGAAAAAGAAATCGCTCACCAGGGCCTGGAAGATTATGTAGATCAGGTACTGGTTCCTACTGAGAAGGTGATCCAGATCAGAAATGGGAAAAAAGTAAATAAAGAGCGTGTGTATTTTCCTGGCTATGTGATGGTTCAGGCGAATTTAGGAGGGGAAATTCCTCATATTATCAAAGGGATCAATGGAGTGATTGGTTTTCTGGGTGAGACAAAAGGAGGAGATCCTGTGCCGCTTAGGAAATCTGAAGTAAATAGGATGTTAGGTAAGGTAGATGAGCTATCTGTGAAGACTGATAATGTGGCAATTCCGTTTACTATTGGTGAGACCATTAAGGTGATTGATGGACCTTTTAACGGTTTCAATGGTACTGTAGAAAAGATCAATGAAGAAAAGCGTAAGCTGGAAGTAATGGTGAAGATCTTCGGAAGAAAGACACCATTGGAATTAAGCTATATGCAAGTAGAAAAAGTATAAAGATAACTGTTACATATTTTTTGATAGTTTTTTAAGCTTCCACTCGATAAACTATCACTTAAAAATTTGAAAAATGGCAAAAGAAGTAAGTAAAGTTGTAAAACTACAAGTTCGCGGAGGTGCTGCTAACCCATCACCACCAGTTGGACCTGCTTTGGGTGCTGCCGGGGTAAATATCATGGAATTCTGTAAGCAATTCAATGGTCGTACTCAGGATAAGGCCGGAAAGGTACTGCCAGTTGTGATTACTGTATTTTCAGATAAGTCTTTTGATTTCGTAATCAAGACTCCACCTGCAGCAGTACAATTGATGGAAGCAGCTAAAACTAAAAAAGGTTCAGGTGAGCCGAACAGAAAGAAAGTAGCAAGCGTTTCTTGGGATCAGGTTAAAACCATCGCAGAAGATAAAATGCAGGATTTAAATGCCTTCACTATCGAATCTGCTATGAAAATGGTTGCTGGAACAGCTCGTTCAATGGGAATTACTGTAAAAGGTGAAGCACCGTTTTAATCCAAAAAGAAATTAGAAAATGGCAAAATTGACTAAAAAGCAAAAGGAAGCTCAATCTAAGATCGAAAAAGGTAAAACTTATACGGTTGCTGAAGCTTCTGCTTTAATAAAAGACGTTACCAACGCAAATTTTGACGCTTCTGTGGATTTGGCGGTTCGATTGAATGTAGATCCAAGAAAAGCGAATCAAATGGTGAGAGGTGTTGTAACACTTCCACACGGTACTGGTAAGGATGTAAAAGTTTTGGCTTTGGTAACTCCAGATAAGGAGCAGGAAGCTAAAGACGCTGGTGCAGATTTCGTTGGTTTAGATGAATATCTTGATAAGATCAAAGGAGGTTGGACAGATGTGGATGTGATCATCACCATGCCTAGCGTTATGGGTAAACTTGGACCACTAGGACGTGTTCTTGGGCCAAGAGGTTTGATGCCAAACCCAAAGACCGGAACAGTAACTATGGATATCGCTAAAGCGGTTTCTGATGTGAAAGCTGGTAAGATCGATTTCAAGGTTGACAAAACCGGAATTGTTCACGCTGCTATCGGGAAAGTATCTTTTGATGCTGAGAAGATCGCAGGTAACGCGAGAGAATTATTAACTACGCTAGTAAAATTGAAGCCTCAGGCAGCTAAAGGTGTGTATATGAAGAGTATTCATATTTCCAGCACCATGAGCCCGAGTGTAGAAATAGATACTAAAAGGTTTACTGAGCAATAATTAGGTATTATGACAAGAGAAGAAAAATCAAGAGTAATAGAAGATTTAACTGCCCAGTTAGCTGAAACCAATACTATCTATTTAGCTGACATTTCTGGTCTTGATGCCGGAAGTACGTCAAACTTGCGTCGTGCTTGTTTTAAAGCAAACGTAAAATTGTCGGTAGTTAAAAATACATTGCTAGCTAAGGCGATGGAAGCAACTGAAAAAGATTTCGGGGAACTTCCAACGGTTTTAAAAGGCAATACCTCGATCATGCTTTCAGAAACCGGAAACGCTCCGGCGAAAGTGATCAAGGAATTCAGAAAAAAATCTGAAAAACCTTTATTGAAAGGAGCTTTTGTAGAAGAAGCGATCTATGTTGGAGATAACTATCTAGATACACTTGTAAACATCAAGTCTAAAGAAGAAGTTATTGGAGATATCGTTGGACTTCTTCAGTCTCCTGCTAAGAATGTGGTTTCTGCCCTTAAATCTGGTGGCGGTAAACTGGCAGGAATTCTTAAGACCCTTTCAGAAAAAGAAGGATAATTTAGTACGCACTTTTTAACAAATATAAATTTTAAAGAACTTTTTAAAAACGATAGAAAATGGCAGATTTAAAAGATTTCGCAGAACAGTTGGTTAACCTTACTGTAAAAGAAGTAAACGAGTTAGCTGATATTTTAAAAGAAGAATATGGTATCGAGCCTGCTGCTGCTGCAGTAGCTGTTGCTGGTGGTGCTGCTGCTGGTGGTGGTGAAGAAGCTGAAGAGCAAACTGAATTCGACGTAATTCTTAAAGCTCCAGGTGGATCTAAATTGGCAGTAGTTAAACTTGTAAAAGAACTTACAGGTCTAGGTCTTAAAGATGCTAAAGAACTAGTTGATGGTGCTCCTAAGCCAGTTAAGGAAGGAGTTGCTAAAGATGAAGCTGAAGCTCTTAAAAAGCAATTAGAAGAAGCAGGAGCTGAGGTTGAGCTTAAATAAGCTTGACGAAAGCAATATTATTTAGGTTTAGGCCTCAGGATGTACTCCTGAAGGTCTAAACCCTTTTGCGTATATAGAGCCAAAGGTTTGTATCGCACGATTTTTTTTGATAAATTATTATAATTCCGTCCATTGATGTTAGCAAAGCAAACTGAAAGATTGAGTTTCTCATCTGTGAAGAACAAGCCTGCTTATCCAGATTTTCTGGATCTGCAGATTAAGTCGTTTCAGGACTTCTTCCAGTTAGAAACAAAATCAGAAGAACGGGGAAATGAAGGTCTTTACAACACCTTCCTAGAAAACTTCCCTATTACGGACACCCGTAATCAATTTGTACTAGAATTCTTAGATTATTTTGTGGACCCGCCAAGATATTCCATCCAGGAATGTATCGAACGCGGACTAACTTACAGTGTGCCGCTTAAAGCAAGGCTTAAGCTATACTGTACAGACCCTGAGCACGAAGATTTTGAAACCATCGTACAGGACGTATACCTGGGGACTATCCCTTATATGACTCCAAGCGGTACTTTTTGTATCAATGGGGCAGAGCGCGTTGTTGTTTCTCAGTTACACCGTTCTCCAGGAGTATTCTTTGGACAGTCTTTCCATGCTAATGGAACAAAATTATATTCAGCCCGTGTAATTCCTTTCAAAGGTTCATGGATTGAATTTGCTACCGATATTAACAGCGTTATGTACGCTTATATCGATCGTAAGAAAAAATTACCTGTAACCACGCTTTTCCGCGCCATTGGATTTGAGCGTGATAAGGATATTTTGGAGATTTTCGATCTTGCTGAAGAAGTGAAAGTTTCCAAATCAGGACTTAAAAAAGTTCTTGGGCGTAAATTAGCCGCCCGTGTATTGAACACCTGGTATGAAGATTTTGTTGATGAAGATACAGGAGAGGTTGTTTCAATTGAGCGTAACGAGATCGTACTGGATCGTGATACAGAATTAGAGAAAGATCACATCGACGAGATCCTGGAAACCGGAACCAAAACAATCCTTCTTCATAAGGAAGATAACCAGACCGGGGACTACGCTATTATTCACAATACATTACAAAAAGATCCTACCAACTCTGAAAAAGAAGCGGTAGAACATATCTATCGTCAGCTTCGTAATGCGGAACCGCCAGATGAAGAAACAGCTCGTGGTATTATAGACAAGCTTTTCTTCTCTGATCAGCGATACAGCCTTGGTGAAGTTGGTCGATACAGAATGAATAAAAAATTAGGTCTTGATGTTGATATGTCTCAGCAGGTGCTGACCAAAGAAGACATCATCACTATTGTAAAATATTTGATCGAACTGATCAACTCTAAAGCGGAAATCGATGATATCGATCACCTCTCTAACCGTCGTGTTAGAACTGTAGGAGAGCAATTATCTCAGCAGTTTGGTGTAGGGCTTGCTCGTATGGCAAGAACGATCCGTGAGCGAATGAACGTTCGTGACAACGAGGTGTTTACCCCAATTGATTTGATCAACGCGAAGACACTTTCTTCTGTGATCAACTCTTTCTTTGGTACCAACCAGTTGTCTCAGTTCATGGACCAGACCAACCCGCTGGCAGAGATCACGCACAAGCGTCGTCTTTCTGCACTAGGGCCAGGTGGTTTATCAAGAGAAAGAGCAGGTTTCGAGGTGCGTGACGTTCATTATACGCACTACGGAAGACTTTGCCCTATTGAAACTCCGGAAGGTCCAAACATTGGTTTGATCTCTTCACTTTCAGTTTATGCTAAGGTAAACGGAATGGGCTTCATTGAAACTCCATACCGTACAGTTTCTGAAGGAAAAATCAACATTTCCGAAGAACCTATATACCTGAGCGCCGAAGAGGAAGAAGGAAAAATGATCGCTCAGGCGAACATTCCGTTAAAAGATGACGGAACCATCGAAGCAGATCGTGTTATTGCACGTATGGAAGGTGACTTCCCGGTTGTGGATCCAAAAGAAGTACATTATACTGACGTTGCTCCGAACCAGATTTCGTCCATTTCAGCATCTCTTATTCCATTCCTGGAGCATGATGATGCGAACCGTGCACTGATGGGATCGAATATGATGCGCCAGGCGGTACCTTTATTAAGAGCAGATTCTCCAATCGTGGGAACTGGTCTTGAAAGACAGGTAGCTACAGATTCTCGTGTTTTGATCAATGCTGAAGGAGAAGGAGAAGTAGAATATGTAGATGCCAATAAGATCATTATCAAATACGATCGTACTGATGAAGAGCGTATGGTAAGCTTTGATTCTGATTCCAAATCTTACGATCTGATCAAATTTAGAAAAACCAACCAGGGAACCTGTATCAACCTGAAGCCAATCGTTAGCGTTGGTGACAGAGTTACTAAAGGACAGGTGCTTTGCCAGGGTTATGCAACCGAAAAAGGGGAGCTGGCGCTTGGTAGAAACATGAAAGTGGCTTTCATGCCTTGGAAAGGGTATAACTTTGAGGATGCGATCGTAATTTCTGAAAAAGTGGTAAGAGATGATATTTTCACCTCTATCCATATTGATGAATATTCGCTGGAAGTTAGAGATACCAAGCTGGGGAATGAAGAATTGACCAACGATATTCCAAACGTTTCTGAAGATGCTACTAAAGATCTTGACGAGCATGGAATGATTCGCGTGGGTGCTGAAGTGAAGCCTGGTGATATTCTTATTGGTAAGATCACTCCAAAAGGAGAAAGCGATCCAACGCCGGAAGAAAAACTTCTTCGTGCGATCTTTGGTGACAAGGCCGGTGATGTGAAAGATGCTTCTTTGAAAGCTTCTCCATCATTAAGCGGTGTTGTAATCGACAAGAAATTGTTCGCAAGAGCGATTAAAGATAAGCGCAAGAGAGCTCAGGATAAGGAAGATGTTGCAGCACTTGAGAAGAAATACGAAGCGAAATTCGCAGTTCTTAAGTCTGAATTAGTAGAGAAGTTGTTCGCCATTGTTGGTGGGAAAACTGCTCAGGGTGTCCAAAATGACCTTGGAGAAGAAGTACTTCCAAAAGGTAAAAAATATACCTTGAAAATGTTAAACGCGGTAGATGATTATACGCATCTTACCAGCGGAACATGGACTACTGATGATCACCTGAACGAACTTGTAGCAGATCTTATCCATAATTACAAAATTAAGGAAAACGATCTTCAGGGTAACCTGAGAAGAGAGAAGTTCACTATTTCTGTAGGAGATGAGCTGCCTTCAGGTATCTTGAAACTGGCTAAAGTTTACATCGCTAAGAAACGTAAGCTGAAAGTTGGGGATAAGATGGCGGGACGTCACGGTAACAAAGGTATTGTTGCTCGTATCGTTCGACAGGAGGATATGCCATTCCTGGAAGATGGAACTCCGGTAGACATCGTGTTGAACCCACTTGGGGTACCATCACGTATGAACATCGGTCAGATCTATGAAACCGTTCTTGGTTGGGCAGGTCAGAAATTAGGTAAGAAATATGCTACTCCTATTTTTGATGGAGCTACGATCGATCAGATCAATGAATTGACAGACGAAGCTGGAATTCCAAGATTTGGACATACTTACCTGTATGACGGTGGAACCGGAGAGCGTTTTGACCAAAGAGCAACTGTAGGTGTGATCTATATGTTGAAACTAGGTCACATGATCGACGATAAAATGCATGCCAGATCAATTGGTCCATACTCACTTATTACCCAGCAGCCGCTTGGTGGTAAGGCACAATTTGGTGGTCAGCGATTTGGTGAGATGGAGGTTTGGGCTCTTGAGGCATACGGTGCTTCAAGTACGCTTAGAGAAATCCTTACTGTGAAGTCTGATGACGTGATCGGTAGAGCGAAGACTTACGAGTCTATCGTGAAGGGTGAGCCAATGCCGGAACCAGGATTGCCGGAATCTTTCAACGTGTTAATGCACGAATTGAAAGGACTCGGATTGGATATTAAACTTGAAGAATAACATTCTGTTTGTCGGGGCTGCGCAAGTGGCCCCAATTAAACGGAATATTCACAATAATTAGCAGCGTTTATTATGGCTAGAAATAATGATAAAAATACAGTGCAGAGGTTTAACCAGATCTCTATCGGTTTAGCTTCTCCCGAGTCCATCCTCGCAGAATCTCGTGGTGAAGTCCTAAAACCGGAAACCATTAACTACCGTACGCACAAGCCTGAGCGTGACGGTTTGTTTTGTGAGCGTATTTTTGGTCCTGTAAAGGATTATGAGTGTGCTTGTGGTAAATATAAGAGAATCCGGTACAAGGGGATCGTTTGTGACCGCTGTGGTGTTGAAGTTACTGAGAAAAAAGTACGTAGAGACCGCGTGGGGCACATCAACCTTGTTGTTCCTGTTGCACACATCTGGTATTTCCGTTCTCTTCCTAACAAAATTGGTTATTTGCTAGGACTTCCTTCCAAGAAACTGGATATGATCATCTACTACGAAAGATATGTAGTGATCCAGCCAGGTAATGCGAAGGATGAAGAAGGAAAGCCGTTGAAAAAAATGGATTTCTTAACGGAAGAAGAATATCTGAACATTTTAGATGAACTTCCACAGGAAAACCAATATTTAGAAGATAGCGATCCAAATAAATTCATCGCGAAAATGGGTGCTGAATGTCTTATCGAGATCTTGAAAAGAATCGATCTTGATGAGCTTTCTTATGAATTGAGACATAAAGCGAATAACGAAACTTCCAAACAACGTAAAACTGAAGCTCTTAAGAGACTACAAGTTGTGGAAGCTTTCCGTGATGCGAATGAAAACCGCGAGAACCTTCCGGAGTGGATGATCATGAAGGTTGTTCCTGTGATCCCGCCAGAATTGAGACCGTTAGTGCCTCTTGATGGTGGTCGTTTCGCAACTTCAGATTTGAACGATCTTTACCGTCGTGTAATTATTCGTAACAACCGTCTGAAGCGTTTAATGGAGATCAAAGCTCCTGAAGTAATCCTGCGTAACGAAAAACGTATGCTTCAGGAATCTGTAGACTCCTTATTCGATAATACAAGAAAATCATCAGCAGTAAAAACTGATTCTAACCGTCCGTTGAAATCACTTTCAGATTCATTGAAAGGTAAACAAGGGCGTTTCCGTCAGAACCTGCTTGGTAAGCGTGTGGATTATTCGGCACGTTCGGTAATCGTTGTAGGACCAGAATTGAAGATGTACGAGTGTGGTCTTCCGAAGAATATGGCGGCAGAGCTTTACAAGCCTTTTATCATCAGAAAACTGATCGAAAGAGGAATTGTGAAGACCGTGAAATCTGCCAAGAAGATTATCGATAAAAAAGAACCTGTAGTTTGGGATATTCTGGAGAACGTATTGAAGGGTCATCCGGTATTATTGAACCGTGCTCCTACGCTTCACCGTCTGGGAATCCAGGCATTCCAGCCTAAACTTATTGAAGGTAAGGCAATTCAGCTTCACCCACTAGCGTGTACGGCATTCAACGCCGATTTCGATGGTGACCAGATGGCGGTTCACTTGCCACTTGGACCAGAAGCGATTCTGGAAGCACAGTTATTGATGCTGGCTTCTCATAACATCCTGAACCCTGCGAACGGTTCACCAATTACAGTACCATCTCAGGATATGGTTTTGGGTCTTTATTATATGACCAAGCATAAGAAATCTACTGATGAGGAACCAGTAAAAGGTGAAGGATTGACTTTCTATTCTGCGGAAGAGCTGGTAATTGCTTATAACCAGAAGAAAGTAGACCTGAACGCAGGTATCAAGATCAGAACAAAAGATTATAACGATAAAGGAGAACTGGTTTACCAGATTATCGACACCACTGTTGGTAGAGTACTTTTCAACGAAACAGTGCCTGAAATAGCCGGTTTCATCAACGAGGTACTGACCAAAAAATCGCTTCGTGAGATCATTGGTAAGATCCTTAGAAATACAAGCGTGCCAGAAACTGCAGATTTCCTTGATAAGATCAAGGGTCTAGGTTATGGTTTTGCATTCCGTGGAGGTCTTTCTTTCAGCCTGGGTGATATTATCATTCCTGCAGAGAAACAATCTATGATCGACGAGGCCAATGAACAGGTGGAAGCGATCATCGGAAACTATAATATGGGATTGATTACCAACAACGAGCGTTACAACCAGGTAATTGATATCTGGACGTCTACCAATGCCGGTCTAACCGAATTGGCGATGAAACGTATTCGTGAAGATAAGCAAGGATTCAACTCGGTATATATGATGCTTGATTCCGGAGCCCGTGGTAGTAAAGAGCAGATTCGTCAGCTTACCGGTATGCGTGGTCTGATGGCCAAGCCGAAGAAGTCAAATTCCGGTGGAGGTGAAATTATCGAAAACCCGATTCTTTCGAACTTTAAGGAAGGTCTTTCGATTTTGGAATACTTTATCTCTACTCACGGTGCGCGTAAAGGTCTTGCCGATACCGCTCTTAAAACGGCCGATGCTGGTTACCTAACCCGTCGACTGGTAGATGTTTCTCAGGATGTGATCGTAAATGAAGATGACTGTGGAACTTTACGTGGAGTAGAAGTGCGCCCATTGAAGAAAAACGAAGAGATCGTGGAATCTCTTGGTGAAAGAATTTTGGGACGTATTTCCTTAAATGATGTATACGATCCTTCAACTGAAGAATTGTTAGTTGCGGCTAATGAAGAGATCACGGAAGAGATTGTGAAGAAAATAGATGCAGCGCCAATCGAAAGCGTAGAAGTACGCTCTCCATTAACTTGTGAGGCTAAGAAAGGTATCTGTATCAAGTGTTACGGTCGTAACCTGGCTACCAATAAGATGGTTCAGACAGGTGAGGCAGTAGGTGTAGTGGCCGCTCAGTCTATTGGTGAGCCTGGAACACAGCTTACACTGCGTACATTCCACGTGGGAGGTATTGCAGGTAACATTTCTGAAGAAAACCGACTGGAAGCCAAATTCAACGGTATCGCTGAAATTGAAGATCTGAAAGTAGTTCAGGGAGAAGCTCCTGATGGAGGTACTTCTGAAATCGTGATTTCTCGTACTGCTGAAGTGAAGATCAAGGATAAGAAAACCGGAGTGGTTCTTAGTAACAACAACATCCCTTACGGTGCGTCTATCAATATTGAAGACGGAGCTGAAGTGAAGAAAGGCGATGTGATCTGTACCTGGGATCCATATAACGGTGTGATTATTTCTGAATTTGCTGGTAAGATCAAGTATGAGAATGTGGAACAAGGTATAACATACCAGGTTGAGATCGATGAGCAAACAGGATTCCAGGAAAAAGTAATTTCTGAATCTCGTAACAAGAAATTGATTCCAACGCTTCACATTCTTGGTAAGAAAGATGAAGTGATCCGTTCGTACAACCTGCCAGTAGGTGCTCACCTGATGGTAGATAACGGCGAGAAGATTGGCGTAGGTAAGATTTTGGTGAAGATTCCACGTAAATCCTCTAAAGCGGGTGATATTACCGGTGGTCTTCCAAGGGTAACCGAACTTTTCGAAGCACGTAACCCATCGAACCCGGCAGTTGTTTCTGAAATCGACGGTGTGGTATCATTCGGTAAGATCAAGCGTGGTAATCGCGAGATCATCGTAGAATCGAAACTAGGAGAGATTAAGAAATATCTTGTAAAACTTTCTAACCAGATCCTGGTTCAGGAAAATGACTACGTGAGAGCTGGTATGCCACTTTCAGATGGTTCCATCACTCCGGAAGATATTCTGAACATTAAAGGACCTAAC contains the following coding sequences:
- the rpoC gene encoding DNA-directed RNA polymerase subunit beta', encoding MARNNDKNTVQRFNQISIGLASPESILAESRGEVLKPETINYRTHKPERDGLFCERIFGPVKDYECACGKYKRIRYKGIVCDRCGVEVTEKKVRRDRVGHINLVVPVAHIWYFRSLPNKIGYLLGLPSKKLDMIIYYERYVVIQPGNAKDEEGKPLKKMDFLTEEEYLNILDELPQENQYLEDSDPNKFIAKMGAECLIEILKRIDLDELSYELRHKANNETSKQRKTEALKRLQVVEAFRDANENRENLPEWMIMKVVPVIPPELRPLVPLDGGRFATSDLNDLYRRVIIRNNRLKRLMEIKAPEVILRNEKRMLQESVDSLFDNTRKSSAVKTDSNRPLKSLSDSLKGKQGRFRQNLLGKRVDYSARSVIVVGPELKMYECGLPKNMAAELYKPFIIRKLIERGIVKTVKSAKKIIDKKEPVVWDILENVLKGHPVLLNRAPTLHRLGIQAFQPKLIEGKAIQLHPLACTAFNADFDGDQMAVHLPLGPEAILEAQLLMLASHNILNPANGSPITVPSQDMVLGLYYMTKHKKSTDEEPVKGEGLTFYSAEELVIAYNQKKVDLNAGIKIRTKDYNDKGELVYQIIDTTVGRVLFNETVPEIAGFINEVLTKKSLREIIGKILRNTSVPETADFLDKIKGLGYGFAFRGGLSFSLGDIIIPAEKQSMIDEANEQVEAIIGNYNMGLITNNERYNQVIDIWTSTNAGLTELAMKRIREDKQGFNSVYMMLDSGARGSKEQIRQLTGMRGLMAKPKKSNSGGGEIIENPILSNFKEGLSILEYFISTHGARKGLADTALKTADAGYLTRRLVDVSQDVIVNEDDCGTLRGVEVRPLKKNEEIVESLGERILGRISLNDVYDPSTEELLVAANEEITEEIVKKIDAAPIESVEVRSPLTCEAKKGICIKCYGRNLATNKMVQTGEAVGVVAAQSIGEPGTQLTLRTFHVGGIAGNISEENRLEAKFNGIAEIEDLKVVQGEAPDGGTSEIVISRTAEVKIKDKKTGVVLSNNNIPYGASINIEDGAEVKKGDVICTWDPYNGVIISEFAGKIKYENVEQGITYQVEIDEQTGFQEKVISESRNKKLIPTLHILGKKDEVIRSYNLPVGAHLMVDNGEKIGVGKILVKIPRKSSKAGDITGGLPRVTELFEARNPSNPAVVSEIDGVVSFGKIKRGNREIIVESKLGEIKKYLVKLSNQILVQENDYVRAGMPLSDGSITPEDILNIKGPNAVQQYLVNEVQEVYRLQGVKINDKHFEVVVRQMMRKVQIVDPGDTIFLENQLVHKDDFIDENNKLFGMKVIEDAGDSERLKAGQIISPRDLRDENSILRREDKNLATARDVIPATANPVLQGITRASLQTKSFISAASFQETTKVLNEAAVSGKIDELEGLKENVIVGHKIPAGTGMRRYDSIIVGSKEEFDEMLERKQEVNFN